Sequence from the Rutidosis leptorrhynchoides isolate AG116_Rl617_1_P2 chromosome 3, CSIRO_AGI_Rlap_v1, whole genome shotgun sequence genome:
gttaacatctcaagcatttaatgatcattatatatctacagggattgttgttgaacatccagttgctcatgtgcatacacaaaattggtttagctgaatcaatagataaacgcttacagctaataactagacaattgataatgagtacaaatctctcaatatttatatgtggacatgtaaatttacatgctgcgacattaattcgcattataccatgtggaagtcgtaaatattttcacttaatacttgattttggccaagagccaaatattttctaccttaaaacattggttgtgcagtgtatgttccaattgtatcaccacaacacaataaaatggttcttcaaagaaagatgataatatattttggatataaaacatcttcaatcataagatatattgaacccatgatgggtgatgtttttacagcacgttttgctgattgtcatttttaataaaacattgttccctagattagggagagaaataaaaataaaaaataaaatgatgcttcatgatgcgaacatcaattaaggtatattgaacttgcacaaaagaatgtgaaacgaaagttcaaaaataatgcatatgcaagaacttgcaaattaattactttatgcatttacagatataaaaaagtgactaaatcatatataccagcgataaatgctccagctcgaactgaaattccaaaagctggcaataatgtcactgttgagtctttgccacgcatcaaacgtggaagatcaattggttccgaagataaaaatcctcgaaaaagaaaatcagctgataatgaggtaagagaaagtgttcaagaagaaccacaaatcaatattccttctgcagaggatattgataaatgtaaatactaaaattgcgataaattatgcaatattatggaaccgaaatgaaactaaaatctctatgagatattttcatataatgttacaatgacatcatgaataaagatgatgatctggaactaaaatctgtcattgaatatacaaaatggacatgattgagctcaatggaaaggagcaataagagctgaattagaatcgctcgataaaagaaaagttttcggatcaatcgttatcacttttaaagatgtgaaacgtatgggatacaaatgaatttttatcagaaaagaaatgtgcaaatgaagttacaaggcaaaactagacttgtaactcaatatttcccacaaagaccagaaatgaattaggaggaaaaattatccccctgtaatggatacaattacttattagatacttaatcaacctggtagttatttaaatgcatctcatgaatgttaatgtaaaacccaagggaatatattccattaaatcacaaagatttctaagtgagtttatacaaacgggacgtatgtggtataaccgattaaatgactacttgataaaaaaaaagggtataaatataaacttattttgcacgtatgttttataaaaacaatgttcggatatgagatcgtagttgtttatgtcaatgttcttaacatcatatgaacaaataaagagatctatgaaatcattcaacttctaaagaattattttgaaataaaaaatcttgaaaaaaccaagtattaccttggattgaaaattgagcatatgcctaatggtctacttgtacatcaaacaacttatactgaaaagattttaaaacattttttttaaagataaaaccaattggttgttagatcactcaatattgacactgatccatttcatccccgtgaagatcatgaagatattaacggatcagaagttccatatattagtacaattgggactgttatgtatcttacaaattatacaagacctgacatttcttttgcagttattttgttgacaaggttcaactcagtccttacaaaaagacattggaatgggacaaacacatattttgatacccttgagaaactgctgatttaaaattattttattctaacgtttcaaaacaagatttggttgattatgtatatgcaggtcattcatcaaatcctcataaagataaatctcaaactcgatatatattcctaaatggaggtaccacaaaatcatggtgttcttaaaacaaacacttgttgcaacatcatcaaatcatgacgaagtgattgcattatatgaaactactcgaaaatgtgtttggttgagatcaatgacacaaatcattattgattcttgtggactagaacgctataaaagactaacaactatcttcaccaacaactatatatgaaaataatgcagcttgcataatacaaatgaaagaagagtatcaaaagtgactgaacaaaatataaatactgacgaggcgccaaagccatagacggtcttaacggtcataagtttgatggaaaagaatggtatgttggtaaggctcagaaaaaactacaagggaataggaattgaaacaagggtttgagcaaaccatgaaggagactgtagacaaatcacaggggctaaacttgtacataaaagatttagatgatacagtttcagatgaaaacctcagattcttctcatatactcaagatctcgtaaaagacaaccagattaaaatgagatacgttcaatcaacaactctgctgatctttataccaaagcactgccaactgctattttcagaacacacgttcataatattgacatgaggcatgtttagaagatgtaacaactcagacgttgcctacttgagggggagtcaactctatgctgcactctttttcccttagctaaagttttatcccaatgggttttctttagcaagatttttaacgaggcagtactagttattctctaataaaattgtcatccaagggggagtgttataaaatatttagattggatgttaattttattattattatatttcttgcatagtaatattttatgctataaatagacatgtatggtagccatttaagttgtaccatttctcttgaaatattaatatcaatatttcttctctccttcttctctctttttctctccttgttcttataaccattaaaggtagttataagcctactgaattataacacttaCAGATTTCATGTTATATTCATTATTGCTATACTATTTTTTTTTGTCTTAGTCACATAtaagaaaatattataacaaagttttaatatccattgaatatccattaacccgcttaattcactggatatggatatagatggatgacctgaaactaaattgatatggatatggatatggataaacaaaaattaaatggatatggatatggatacggcatcacccgatccatatccgatccattgccattcctAGGACGAAGAGTAGGTGGGTTTTTTTGTATTTTATTGATGAGGCGGATGTCTTTTTTGAGGTTTATGTGAAGGAAACGACCAAATTCCGGGTGTCTATAAAGAGTACGATTTTCTTCCGTCTTTTAGTATATAATACCTATaacatttcgtttaaacaaacccgtactTTTATTATTCATTTCACTACCACTCCATAAAATGCACAAAGGTTTTTTTTCCGGCAATTTGGCCTCCAAAAATGATATCAATAGACATTACTTTATACTTTACTTAAAATGTGAAAGTTGGACTCTGTTGTAGGGAACAATTGAGAAAGCTCACTCACCTCACTGGGTTTTCCAATTCGTTCTCTATTTCTCTTTCCCACCATCAATCAATCAATTCAATCCCCAAAAAAGAAACTCATAAATTAAAACCTAAAAAGTTTCAATCTTGATGGGTCAAGAATCCTTTATTTACAGTTTTGTAGCTAGAGGCACCATGGTTTTAGCTGAATATACTGAGTTTACTGGCAATTTTCCAGCTATTGCAGCTCAGTGTCTTCAAAAACTACCTTCAACCAACAATAAATTTACTTACAATTGTGATCACCATACTTTTAATTTCTTGGTTCAAGATGGATATGGTAAGTTATTCAGTTAGTACCCTTTTTTGTGTTCTTGTTGTGTTTTCAGCTGGATCTGATCTTAATTTGCATTGAATTTAAGATTTTATGAAATTATTGATTGATTTGTTTGATGGGTATGAGGAAATATTGAAACTTTTTTTCTGGGGTCTAGGGTTTTGATTTGAATTGATATTGATATGACTGAAATTTGGTAGTAGATTTGAAGAGTAAAGTGCCCTTAGAAAGGTAGGGTATGTTGAGGGTGAAAACAGGGCAGCTTTTTGCTAGATTGTTCTAATATGGTGTTTGTGGCTAATGATTTTATTCTACTAGTATTCTAAATTATTATTGTTCAATACCTGAGTAGACATTTTTTTTTCCCGAAAAAacgaagaaaaatataaaaatgggAATCTTTCATCAATCACCAAACAGACACAGAGCAAAAGCACAACCTACTACACCAACATACAACATAACGAAccaaaattaaacaaacgaacctaacaaacaaaaacaaaccaacaTTGATAAGATTCCCATTTTGAGTGATTCTTCTCTCATTTTGTTACTAATTCAGAATTATATGATGCATTAAAGTCTACATAACTTAGTATGCAAAATAAATTGAGAgattgtttgtttttatgtctgcaaaataacttaatccTGCCTGTAACACtaagaagcatatttctaagtctTTGAGTTTGCATAtagaataagacattattttattttatgtcttcagaaaaacagtCTGCAGTATAAACGTCTGCAGACGCACAAACATAAGACGTGAAAAAAAACAACACCTTCATTGATAAGTTACTACATATTGACATCCATATCCACATTGACATTCATCTCCCAAAGAAAGAAATTAAACAAGCACCAAGTATTGAGtaggtttattaaaaataaaatacaaaaatcATATGAAGTGTTGAAATTGCTAGGAGCCTAGGATGTTTGGTCAAGAAGTTGAATGACTACTGCTTACTCAATTTGAAATTTCAGCTTATTGTGTGGTTGCAAAGGAATCGGTTGGCAAGCAAATATCTATTGCATTTCTAGAACGTGTGCGAGCAGATTTTAAGAAAAGATATGGTGGTGGTAAAGCAGATACAGCAGTTGCTAAAAGTCTCAACAAGGACTTTGGGTAAGTATAGACGAATGATTTTTTATATAATCATGTTATGTATGTGTAATTTTAATTGATACTGAAACCATTTGAGCTTGCAGCCCAATAATGAAAGAGCACATGAAGTATATTATTGAGCATGCAAATGAGATTGAGAAGCTGATAAAGGTGAAAGCACAAGTTTCAGAAGTTAAAAGTATAATGTTGGATAATATAGATAAGGTAAGCAAGTTCCAATAATTGAAATTGCATTTAGGGATTGTTTGAAGAACTTTGAATGTGTTTTAAAGTGATTATAATTGCTACTTGAAGAATCAGAATTATAATAGAATAATCAGTTATTGAACCTATAGATGGTTATATAACTTCATATTTATCTGAATAATCAGTTTTCTCACATCTGATTGCGTCCAATGTAGGTAATTTTAAAACCAAATAATGATTTATTTTCTGAACACTCAAAACTTAGTATTGTGGCTCTTTTATGAATGTACATCATATACCTATACAAACACACTGTTGTAAAAGACGGCTGTATCGGCTGACGTGTTGGTTTGGGGACCAACCCGTACCGTTTCACCCAAAAACGCCTAGAAATTCGGTCAACGCTAAAAAGTCGAGTCAAATTCGGGTCTAGACGGGTCTGagtcggtcaaagttggtcaaatatTTTAAATCTTTTAAAATTAGATTTTGTGCCCTATATCTATGTtagaaataattatattttatgttTGACATATTTATGcgtaatatgtgtgtgtgtgtgtgtgtgtgcgctcgCGCGTGCGCGCGTGCGTGTGTGATTTATTTATTACTCCGTACTAAAAGTCAACTTTAAAAAACGCCCGACTCTTCCCCGACTCGTCCGGACCAACTCGTTCCCAACTTGCCACTTTTACAAACTTGTACCAACAAGAGAGGTACAAAATGATttcaagttttattttaaaatatctTAATAACTGGAATGTAATGTTAATGAATTTAGTTATTCtgaatttattataattatataaggtGTGTAGTTTAGTAGCTCTGATGATTTAATCAAGAATGTTTGACCTCATTTTTCAGGCTATTGATAGGGGAGAAAACCTTAAAACTTTAAATGGAAAAGCTGAAAATCTGCGTGATTCGGTATGTTCATTTCTTATTTCTGCTATCAAGTTTCAAGGTTGTAATTTACATAAACTGTTATTTGTATATCATCAGGCACAAGAATTCAAGAAAGCGGGTTCAAAAATTCGAAGAAAGATGTGGTATCAGAACATGAAAATAAAACTAGTTGTTCTTGGTATTCTTCTGCTATTAGTCCTTGTTATTTGGCTTTCAATCTGCCATGGTTTTGACTGCACCAACTGATTAATGTTTATTAGTTTCATGAAGAAAGAGGCAGGCTAAAATGTTGTAAAATTGTCTTGTATGGTTTGAGAGACAGAGTGAAACTAAGTTCCATTTTTCTCTCTTTTAGTTACATTTTTTCTCTCATTGTAATTTGTTGTGCTACCAAGTGTGAAATAACAAACAATAGTTTTATGGATTACtctctcattttcaagatattacgaTTGCTTATTTTAAGGGAATTCGCGATCATCCTCATCAACCATAACAACAGGCCGAGTTTGGTATATCTATAAACGGGTCGGTTGAGTTGAGACCTGAATGGATTTGGGTCGAAATGGGTCATGGGTTGAGGGGGTCAGAATTTTTAGATTGGTCAAATGAGTCGTGTCTAAATGAGTCGGTTCGGGTTGAGACCCGTTTCTCAAACTTTCTTAAACTCGTAAAGCCTCTAGatagtaatatttttaaaatcttGTTAAAGACCCCTTAATACCCATTAAGGACCGTTGGACGTTATATATATTTGTTAGGCTTCATCTTGGTTTAAATTGAACCCATTCTTTTAACTTTTTTATGGACCCGATTGATTAAATACCAAACCCAATGGACTCATTTTCCAAGCTATGGATCTCAATTCCCGGGTATCCTATTTCTAACGTTACGTTGTTCGATCTATATGTATAAAAAATGGTATAAAAAACAGTTTCTTTGTACTTTGGTTATGGATTTGGATCCAATGGATGTGGTCATAAGAGTTACTTCCGTTTAATGTAAAATGACAAATTATTATTCCATTCTGCAATGTCATACTGAACAGGGAATGAATGGATGAAATAACATGCGAGTGTATTATATATTCAGCTTGTTATCAGGCATCCTGTAAAGTATTGAAATGGAAGAAACCATATTTAATTTCAAGTTGCACTTGATTATATATATGGATAAGGTACCATGGTTTTAATCAATATCATTCATCATTATGATGCTAGTACACAATATAAACACAATTATGTGCAATTAACAGAAAATGACTTGAATTTCAAAATGGAAAGCAGTACAGGTTTTAAGCAATTATGAATAAACTAGTTGCATTATGTTAGATaacaaataaaaaatataaaataacaatatgtttgtttGAACAGTAACTCCTGAAGGAGTCAATTGTACATTCAATGTGACATCTTAATAAATTGGTTTAGTGTAACTTAACAACAAAGAAGGTGGCTTACACAGTCTGATCAGCACCAGGGCCATTTAGCATCTCTCCATTTAAACCAACGATCCTTTTGGCGATTTTGTCCAACTTGGTCGTGATTATTTATTTGTGTTGCAAACGCTGGGCAGCACCCAAGAAATCTGTCGCGTTCCACTGCATCTTTCTTGTACGACGGAGTTTCATACCTAGGATGCTGAATAAACGCCACATTTTTCCACCAGAGTTTCAGAGCCTGTGTCAGACAGTATGACCAGTTGAGGTACCCATATGGCTTCAATGATGAACAATAGAGGTGTCAAAATGAGCGGGCTGATTGTAACATGTTGAATTGGTTCATTACTAATGCGAACCGAGTTAACACACACATTTAGTCCATCTTAAATTTGTTCTAAAAAACATAATATGCCACAAAACAGAAAACATTACAACTTTACtagtactataataataataataatca
This genomic interval carries:
- the LOC139897097 gene encoding vesicle-associated membrane protein 724-like, producing MGQESFIYSFVARGTMVLAEYTEFTGNFPAIAAQCLQKLPSTNNKFTYNCDHHTFNFLVQDGYAYCVVAKESVGKQISIAFLERVRADFKKRYGGGKADTAVAKSLNKDFGPIMKEHMKYIIEHANEIEKLIKVKAQVSEVKSIMLDNIDKAIDRGENLKTLNGKAENLRDSAQEFKKAGSKIRRKMWYQNMKIKLVVLGILLLLVLVIWLSICHGFDCTN